Proteins encoded in a region of the Streptomyces sp. NBC_00310 genome:
- a CDS encoding sugar phosphate isomerase/epimerase family protein, giving the protein MTRRRNTPLSFGYGTNGLADLRLDDALGLLADLGYDGVGLTLDHMHLDPLASDLAARTRRLARRLDDLGLTVTVETGARYVLDPRRKHGPTLLDPDPDDRARRADLLIRAVRIAADLGAHAVHCFSGVTPPATDEDTAWKRLPDALTPVLDAATTAGVPLAIEPEPGHLLATLADFHRLREALDSPAALGLTLDIGHCQCLEPVPPADCVRAAAPWLRHVQIEDMRRGVHEHLPLGDGEIDFPPVLEALAAVGYGALTVVELPRHSHAGPHFAEQSLSFLHRATGRTASPGSTS; this is encoded by the coding sequence ATGACCCGCCGCCGGAACACCCCCCTCTCCTTCGGCTACGGCACCAACGGCCTCGCCGACCTGCGTCTCGACGACGCCCTTGGTCTCCTCGCCGACCTCGGCTACGACGGTGTCGGTCTGACGCTCGACCACATGCACCTCGACCCCCTCGCCTCCGACCTCGCCGCCCGCACCCGGCGGCTCGCCCGACGGCTGGACGATCTCGGCCTGACCGTCACCGTGGAGACCGGCGCCCGCTACGTCCTCGACCCCCGCCGCAAACACGGCCCCACGCTGCTGGACCCCGACCCCGACGACCGTGCCCGCAGGGCCGACCTGCTGATCCGCGCGGTGCGGATCGCCGCGGACCTCGGTGCCCACGCGGTGCACTGCTTCAGCGGGGTCACCCCGCCCGCCACGGACGAGGACACCGCCTGGAAACGCCTCCCCGACGCACTCACCCCCGTCCTCGACGCCGCCACCACCGCCGGCGTCCCCCTCGCGATCGAACCCGAGCCCGGTCACCTCCTCGCCACGCTCGCCGACTTCCACCGCCTCCGCGAGGCCCTCGACAGCCCCGCCGCCCTCGGCCTCACCCTCGACATCGGCCACTGCCAGTGCCTCGAACCCGTCCCTCCCGCCGACTGCGTCCGCGCGGCCGCGCCCTGGCTCCGCCATGTCCAGATCGAGGACATGCGCCGCGGCGTCCACGAGCACCTCCCCCTCGGCGACGGCGAGATCGACTTCCCACCCGTCCTGGAAGCCCTGGCCGCCGTGGGCTACGGCGCCCTGACCGTCGTCGAACTGCCCCGCCACTCGCACGCAGGCCCCCACTTCGCCGAACAGTCCCTCTCCTTCCTGCACCGAGCGACCGGCCGAACGGCCTCTCCCGGGAGCACCTCGTGA
- a CDS encoding EboA domain-containing protein: protein MIHHRTPADPTAHTAHPALATPADLRGHLNAHLAVAARDWLRRALDEAADQPGTHGPISVWELRLAEAARRCGTDHADAVRVLILHAARADTDALTRVYRQGTADERRAVLHALPHLVPGPDALHLVEDALRTNDTRLVAAALGAYAARHLAPHQWRHAVLKCLFTGVRVDEITELTRRAHGDLELARMLGDFAEERTAAGRPVPEDLYRVLALTALPPADEIGTDGKES from the coding sequence GTGATTCACCACCGCACCCCGGCCGACCCGACGGCCCACACAGCCCACCCGGCCCTCGCCACGCCCGCCGACCTGCGCGGCCACCTGAACGCCCACCTCGCGGTCGCCGCCCGCGACTGGCTGCGCCGAGCGCTGGACGAGGCCGCCGACCAGCCGGGCACCCACGGGCCCATCTCCGTCTGGGAGCTGCGCCTCGCCGAGGCGGCCCGGCGCTGCGGTACCGACCACGCCGACGCCGTCCGCGTGCTGATCCTGCACGCGGCCCGCGCCGACACCGACGCGCTCACCCGGGTCTACCGCCAGGGCACCGCCGACGAACGCCGCGCGGTCCTGCACGCGCTGCCCCACCTCGTGCCGGGCCCCGACGCGCTGCACCTCGTCGAGGACGCCCTGCGCACCAACGACACCCGTCTCGTCGCCGCCGCCCTCGGCGCGTACGCGGCCCGCCACCTGGCCCCGCACCAGTGGCGGCACGCCGTGCTCAAGTGCCTGTTCACCGGAGTGCGCGTCGACGAGATCACCGAGCTGACCCGCCGCGCCCACGGCGACCTCGAACTCGCCCGCATGCTCGGCGACTTCGCCGAGGAACGCACCGCCGCGGGCCGTCCCGTACCCGAGGACCTGTACCGCGTCCTGGCCCTGACCGCGCTCCCACCGGCCGACGAGATCGGCACCGACGGCAAGGAGTCCTGA